The Brassica napus cultivar Da-Ae chromosome C7, Da-Ae, whole genome shotgun sequence genome has a segment encoding these proteins:
- the LOC106452901 gene encoding uncharacterized protein LOC106452901, protein MKVAVIGSGISGLGSAYVLATQGVEELVLYEKEESLGGHAKTVRFDGVDLDLGFMVFNRVTYPNMMEFFENLGVDMEISDMSFAVSLDNGKGCEWGSRNGVSGLFAQKKNALNPYFWQMIREIVKFKEDVLRYIEELEANPDIDRSETLGEFLNARGYSEMFQKAYLVPICGSIWSCPSDGVLSFSAYSVLSFCCNHHLLQIFGRPQWLSVAGRSQTYVAKVRAELERLGCKIRTSCDIKSVLTSDDGRVTVTSGDGSEEVFDKCILAMHAPDALRLLGEQVTFDETRVLGAFRYVYSDIYLHHDTDLMPRNQAAWSAWNFLGSTEKKVCVTYWLNILQNLGEDREPFFVTLNPDQTPKKTLLKWTTGHPVPSVAALTASQELHKIQGKRNIWFCGAYQGYGFHEDGLKAGMAAARGLLGKEAALLDNPRHMVPSLTETGARLFVTRFLGQFISTGCVTILEEGGTMFNLKGKDPTCPLKSVLKIHSPQFYWKVMTQADLGLADAYINGDFSFVDRDSGLLNFMMILIANRDLSSPKSNLAKKRGWWTPMFLTAGVASAKYFLKHVSRQNTLTQARRNISRHYDLSNELFGLFLDDTMTYSSAVFKSDDEILRAAQMRKISLLIDKARVEKHHEVLEIGCGWGTLAIEVVRRTGCRYTGITLSIEQLKYAEDKVKEAGLEDRITFKLCDYRQLSDAHKYDRIISCEMLEAVGHEFMEMFFSRCEAALAENGLMVLQFISIPEERYNEYRLSSDFIKEYIFPGGCLPSLARVTSAMSSSSRLCIEHVENIGIHYYQTLRMWRKNFLDRQKPIMALGFDDKFIRTWEYYFDYCAAGFKTLTLGNYQVVFSRPGNVAAFADSYKGFPSAYYVA, encoded by the exons atgaaaGTGGCGGTGATAGGAAGTGGAATAAGTGGATTAGGAAGCGCCTACGTTCTTGCTACTCAAGGAGTCGAAGAACTCGTTTTGTACGAGAAAGAAGAGTCATTAGGCGGTCATGCTAAAACGGTGCGTTTTGATGGAGTTGACTTGGACCTTGGATTCATGGTCTTCAATCGT GTAACATATCCAAACATGATGGAGTTCTTCGAGAATCTTGGAGTAGACATGGAGATTTCAGACATGTCTTTCGCAGTAAGCCTTGACAATGGCAAAGGATGTGAATGGGGAAGCCGCAACGGTGTGTCTGGCTTATTTGCTCAGAAGAAGAACGCTCTAAACCCTTATTTCTGGCAAATGATCAGAGAGATCGTTAAGTTTAAAGAAGACGTTTTAAGATACATCGAAGAGCTCGAGGCTAACCCTGACATCGATCGAAGTGAAACCTTAGGAGAGTTCCTCAATGCTCGTGGATACTCTGAAATGTTTCAGAAAGCTTACTTG GTTCCAATATGTGGCTCGATATGGTCATGTCCATCAGATGGTGTTTTAAGCTTCTCTGCTTACTCTGTTCTTTCGTTTTGCTGCAACCACCACCTACTTcag ATCTTTGGGAGGCCACAGTGGCTAAGTGTTGCAGGACGTTCTCAGACTTATGTTGCAAAG GTTAGGGCAGAATTGGAGCGACTAGGATGCAAGATCAGAACAAGCTGTGACATAAAATCTGTTTTGACATCTGATGATGGTCGTGTCACTGTAACAAGTGGAGACGGGTCTGAAGAAGTATTTGATAAGTGCATATTGGCTATGCACGCTCCAGATGCTCTGAGGTTGCTTGGTGAACAAGTCACTTTTGATGAAACTAGGGTTCTTGGCGCTTTCCGATACGTTTACAG CGATATATATCTTCATCATGACACTGACTTGATGCCGCGGAACCAAGCAGCATGGAGCGCGTGGAATTTCTTGGGAAGCACGGAAAAAAAAGTATGTGTAACATACTGGCTCAACATACTTCAG AACCTTGGGGAAGACCGTGAACCGTTCTTCGTGACACTTAACCCAGATCAGACTCCAAAGAAAACATTGCTCAAATGGACCACTGGGCATCCTGTGCCTTCTGTTGCAGCTTTGACAGCCTCACAGGAGCTTCACAAGATTCAAGGCAAACGTAACATATGGTTTTGTGGTGCATATCAAGGTTACGGCTTCCATGAAGATGGACTAAAG GCTGGTATGGCGGCTGCACGAGGTTTGCTAGGGAAAGAAGCTGCTCTTCTCGACAATCCAAGACATATGGTTCCTTCTCTAACGGAAACAGGAGCACGGCTTTTTGTTACTAGGTTCTTGGGACAGTTCATATCAACTGGTTGTGTAAC GATACTGGAAGAAGGAGGAACAATGTTCAACTTGAAGGGAAAAGATCCTACTTGTCCTTTGAAATCTGTCCTCAAGATTCACAGTCCTCAGTTTTACTGGAAG GTTATGACACAAGCAGATTTGGGACTTGCAGATGCTTATATCAATGGAGATTTTTCATTCGTTGATAGAGACTCAGGACTTTTGAATTTCATGATG ATTCTCATTGCTAACAGAGATCTCTCCTCACCAAAGTCAAATCTTGCTAAGAAGAG GGGATGGTGGACACCAATGTTTCTAACTGCCGGTGTAGCATCTGCTAAGTATTTTCTAAAGCATGTCTCTAGACAGAACACTTTAACACAAGCTCGCAGGAACATTTCTCGTCACTATGACCTT AGCAACGAGCTTTTTGGTTTATTCTTGGATGATACCATGACTTACTCCTCTGCAGTATTCAAG TCAGATGATGAGATTCTGAGAGCTGCTCAGATGAGAAAAATATCTCTTCTAATTGATAAG GCGAGAGTAGAGAAGCACCATGAGGTTTTGGAAATTGGATGTGGATGGGGAACTTTGGCCATAGAAGTTGTGAGAAGAACTGGATGCAGATACACTGGCATCACATTATCTATTGAACAGCTTAAATATGCAGAAGATAAAGTGAAAGAAGCTGGACTTGAG GACCGGATCACCTTTAAGCTCTGCGATTATCGTCAACTATCTGATGCTCACAAATATGATAGAATCATATCttg TGAGATGCTAGAAGCAGTTGGCCATGAGTTTATGGAGATGTTCTTCAGTCGTTGTGAAGCTGCGCTTGCAGAAAACGGCCTAATGGTCTTGCAG TTCATATCGATACCCGAAGAGCGTTACAATGAGTATAGACTAAGCTCAGATTTCATTAAGGAATACATATTCCCAGGTGGATGCCTTCCTTCCTTAGCAAGAGTTACTTCTGCCATGTCCTCTTCTTCTAGGCTATG CATTGAACATGTTGAGAATATTGGAATTCATTACTACCAAACATTGAGAATGTGGAGGAAGAACTTCTTGGACAGACAAAA GCCAATCATGGCTCTAGGATTCGATGATAAGTTCATAAGGACATGGGAgtattattttgattattgCGCAGCTGGTTTCAAGACTCTTACCCTTGGAAACTACCAG GTGGTGTTCTCGCGTCCAGGGAACGTAGCTGCATTCGCTGATTCATACAAGGGATTTCCTTCTGCTTATTATGTCGCCTGA